In Parasphingorhabdus halotolerans, a single window of DNA contains:
- a CDS encoding class I SAM-dependent methyltransferase, with protein MTLTRLEHSIFEKTVKPYALTGSAIIGALLFAAPLASCKRVEYPDASRPETARAYPPASRPVAKLAGNEWSTETARDNRGEAEEIMNAAGLKPGMTVADIGAGEGYYTVRLAEKVGADGRVLAQDIDEGAIKRLADRVARDALDNVSIKLGAGDDPRLPENSFDRIFLVHMYHEVREPYAFLSRLRAAIKTDSDGGYSKDSGEVIVVDVDRPFAQHGIPPKQLFCEFEAVGYELIGFMERPELGGYFARFRPKGDALLPGKIKPCKLDPKAG; from the coding sequence ATGACTTTGACGCGTCTTGAACATTCTATTTTTGAGAAAACTGTAAAACCGTACGCCCTGACGGGATCGGCGATAATCGGCGCGTTGTTGTTCGCAGCGCCGCTCGCTTCCTGCAAACGTGTTGAATATCCTGATGCTTCACGGCCCGAAACCGCGCGAGCTTATCCACCGGCTTCGCGGCCAGTTGCTAAACTTGCTGGCAATGAATGGTCCACCGAAACGGCGCGGGACAATCGCGGCGAGGCGGAAGAGATCATGAACGCGGCGGGCTTGAAACCGGGCATGACGGTGGCCGATATTGGCGCGGGTGAAGGCTATTATACCGTTCGGCTGGCTGAAAAAGTGGGTGCAGATGGTCGGGTGCTGGCGCAGGATATTGACGAGGGCGCGATCAAGCGCCTGGCTGATCGTGTAGCGCGGGATGCGCTGGACAATGTGTCGATCAAGCTGGGAGCAGGCGATGATCCGCGATTGCCGGAAAACAGCTTTGACCGCATTTTCCTGGTCCACATGTATCATGAGGTGCGCGAGCCCTATGCATTTCTGTCCCGGCTGCGGGCGGCGATCAAGACAGACAGCGACGGCGGCTATTCCAAGGACAGCGGCGAGGTGATTGTGGTGGATGTGGACCGGCCATTTGCCCAGCACGGTATTCCGCCCAAGCAGCTGTTCTGCGAGTTTGAGGCGGTGGGTTATGAGCTGATCGGCTTTATGGAGCGTCCGGAGCTTGGCGGCTATTTCGCGCGGTTCCGCCCGAAAGGGGATGCGCTGCTGCCGGGCAAGATCAAGCCGTGCAAGCTTGATCCCAAGGCTGGTTAA
- a CDS encoding GNAT family N-acetyltransferase encodes MTMNSFRKKAESISASEMLTGSDVALMDTVRTVGSESVEQLGEITADAFRHDPFNNWFFHDFDAMQQVFTLMAKHIYAPNGFCQIWEENGQACAATMWTMPGDKADLSLLATLEFYWSIFSRGGLAALKRGKATTEAMEAHHPKEPHAYLFTVGVVGEARGRGLGRQLIEPVLQACDQTGTMAYLENSNPANTRVYNSLGFERVTIFHPMPGCPPLEAMTRKPQ; translated from the coding sequence ATGACAATGAATTCCTTCAGGAAGAAGGCGGAATCTATTAGTGCTTCGGAAATGCTGACCGGCTCCGATGTTGCGCTGATGGATACCGTTCGGACGGTTGGTAGTGAAAGTGTGGAACAGCTTGGCGAAATTACTGCTGATGCTTTCCGTCATGATCCGTTCAATAACTGGTTCTTTCATGATTTCGACGCGATGCAGCAAGTTTTCACATTGATGGCTAAGCATATCTACGCGCCAAATGGCTTTTGCCAGATTTGGGAAGAAAACGGGCAGGCTTGCGCAGCAACTATGTGGACCATGCCGGGTGACAAGGCTGACCTTTCCCTGCTGGCCACACTGGAATTTTACTGGAGCATCTTTTCCAGAGGCGGCCTCGCAGCGCTGAAACGCGGTAAAGCGACGACCGAGGCGATGGAGGCACATCATCCCAAAGAACCTCATGCCTATCTGTTTACGGTTGGAGTGGTGGGAGAAGCCAGAGGGCGCGGCCTTGGTCGGCAATTGATCGAACCAGTCTTGCAAGCCTGCGATCAAACCGGAACAATGGCCTATCTCGAGAATTCCAATCCGGCCAACACTCGGGTTTATAATAGCCTTGGCTTTGAGCGTGTGACCATCTTTCACCCGATGCCAGGCTGCCCACCATTGGAAGCAATGACGCGCAAACCGCAATAA
- a CDS encoding penicillin-binding protein 1A: protein MSDDTTSSAPESSGESLAYKLERNTGGFIERLERLWQKKWFRLFLAFIGLCLLAWLLIWAIFARDLPDAKSLQKYEPPLPTMVRAYDGEPVHSYARERRVQLEYSEYPALLIRAYLAAEDRTFFEHGGLDYPGIATAIVTNISNSGRPVGASTITQQVAKNLLLTNEVSYRRKVREALLAYRIEEVLTKEEILELYLNQIFLGRNAYGVQAAAQAYFGKDVDALALHEMAYLAILPKGPSNYRPEVHEQRAVNRRDWALKEMNKNGWITDSQYQTAIAQPLGAISRSGPQFERVGGYFIEEVRRELIERFGENEKAGPYSVYSGGLWVRTSLNPELQELTKNALRSGLLRYSQGKGWSGPINKIDIDDQWAQKLASTFIGTDYSDWRIAVAIRRTGNGAEIGFSDGTTGRIGGVPAKLAAGDIIAVSPAGGDNYRLQNVPKISGGMVVQNPRNGRIWAMQGGFDDRMSPFNRATQAERQPGSTIKPFVYATALDQGMTPATIIVDSPFCVYQSASLGRKCFQNFGGAGGAGPQTLRWGVEQSRNLMTVRAANDAGMDNVVKTIKTMGIGDYKPYLAFALGAGDTTVAKLTNAYSMLVNHGRELKPTVIDYVQDRKGKVIFRADKRNCDNCNMAEWDGQPMPRPRPAGKQLMDPMTAYQMVNILEGVITRGTAQNLKSLDRPLFGKTGTTSGPTNVWFVGGSPDMVAGVYMGFDQPGNLGGYAQGGTMAAPIFKQFAESAMTGMPKTPFVAPKGIRMVRVDRKSGKRIFGGWPSDDPKSAVIWDVFKPETEPKRSIRKDELLARLEAKKAQLIAQRAAARSRSSNSGGLQDGGNNGPARNDNEFLQEEGGIY, encoded by the coding sequence ATGAGTGATGATACTACAAGCAGTGCACCAGAATCGTCTGGCGAGAGTTTAGCCTATAAGCTGGAGCGCAATACCGGCGGCTTTATTGAGCGGCTGGAACGGCTTTGGCAAAAAAAATGGTTTCGGCTGTTCTTGGCTTTTATCGGTTTGTGCCTTCTCGCATGGTTATTGATTTGGGCAATATTTGCCCGGGACCTTCCGGATGCCAAAAGTCTACAGAAATATGAGCCGCCGCTTCCTACGATGGTGCGGGCTTATGATGGCGAGCCGGTCCATAGCTATGCGCGTGAACGGCGTGTGCAGCTGGAATATTCTGAATATCCCGCGCTGTTAATTCGCGCTTATCTGGCCGCCGAAGACCGTACATTCTTTGAACATGGTGGCCTGGACTATCCGGGCATCGCGACAGCGATAGTAACCAATATTTCCAACAGTGGCAGGCCTGTCGGTGCTTCCACAATCACGCAGCAGGTGGCAAAAAACCTGTTGCTTACCAATGAAGTGTCCTACCGCCGCAAAGTTCGTGAAGCTTTGCTGGCTTATCGAATTGAAGAAGTGCTCACCAAAGAAGAAATTCTGGAGCTGTATCTCAACCAGATTTTTCTGGGCAGGAACGCCTATGGTGTCCAGGCTGCAGCGCAGGCCTATTTTGGCAAGGACGTCGACGCGTTAGCCCTCCACGAAATGGCCTATTTGGCGATTTTGCCGAAAGGGCCATCCAACTACCGGCCGGAGGTTCATGAGCAGCGTGCGGTAAATCGGCGAGACTGGGCGCTCAAAGAAATGAACAAAAATGGCTGGATAACCGACAGCCAATATCAAACCGCGATTGCACAGCCTTTAGGAGCGATCAGTCGATCCGGCCCTCAGTTTGAGCGTGTCGGTGGATATTTTATTGAAGAAGTGCGCCGCGAACTTATCGAACGTTTTGGCGAAAATGAAAAAGCGGGACCATATAGTGTATATTCCGGCGGGCTTTGGGTGCGGACGTCACTCAACCCTGAGTTGCAAGAGCTCACAAAAAATGCGCTTAGATCCGGTCTGCTGCGGTATAGTCAAGGCAAAGGCTGGAGCGGCCCGATCAACAAGATCGATATTGACGATCAATGGGCACAGAAACTGGCATCCACATTTATCGGTACAGATTATTCCGATTGGCGCATTGCGGTGGCGATACGTCGAACGGGGAATGGCGCTGAAATCGGATTTTCGGACGGTACTACGGGCCGTATCGGTGGTGTTCCTGCCAAACTGGCGGCTGGCGATATCATTGCGGTCAGCCCGGCTGGTGGAGACAATTACCGACTGCAAAATGTTCCGAAAATTTCGGGTGGCATGGTTGTCCAGAATCCACGCAATGGCCGTATCTGGGCGATGCAGGGCGGTTTTGATGATCGGATGAGTCCGTTTAATAGGGCAACGCAGGCCGAGCGCCAGCCCGGTTCAACGATCAAGCCCTTTGTTTATGCGACAGCTCTGGATCAGGGCATGACGCCGGCGACGATCATTGTGGATAGCCCCTTTTGCGTTTATCAATCAGCGTCTTTGGGCCGGAAATGTTTCCAGAATTTTGGCGGCGCAGGCGGGGCAGGGCCGCAGACCCTGCGCTGGGGCGTAGAGCAGTCGCGCAACCTGATGACGGTGCGTGCCGCCAATGATGCTGGCATGGATAACGTCGTCAAGACGATAAAGACCATGGGGATCGGCGACTATAAGCCCTATCTCGCCTTCGCGCTAGGTGCGGGTGACACGACTGTTGCCAAGCTGACGAACGCCTATTCCATGCTGGTTAACCACGGGCGGGAATTGAAACCCACTGTTATCGACTATGTACAGGACCGCAAAGGCAAAGTGATTTTCCGCGCCGACAAGCGCAATTGTGATAATTGCAATATGGCAGAGTGGGATGGTCAGCCGATGCCAAGGCCAAGGCCAGCCGGAAAACAATTGATGGACCCGATGACCGCTTATCAAATGGTCAACATATTGGAAGGTGTGATCACGCGCGGTACAGCGCAAAATTTGAAGAGCCTTGATCGCCCTCTATTTGGCAAAACCGGGACAACCAGCGGCCCGACCAATGTCTGGTTTGTTGGCGGTTCGCCTGACATGGTCGCTGGCGTCTATATGGGATTCGACCAACCAGGTAATTTGGGAGGCTATGCTCAAGGCGGCACCATGGCTGCCCCGATATTCAAGCAATTTGCTGAATCGGCGATGACCGGCATGCCAAAGACTCCATTTGTAGCGCCCAAAGGTATTCGGATGGTGCGGGTTGATCGAAAATCTGGCAAACGTATATTTGGCGGATGGCCCTCAGATGATCCCAAATCGGCAGTTATTTGGGATGTGTTCAAACCCGAAACCGAACCAAAGCGCTCGATCCGCAAGGATGAATTGCTAGCCAGGTTGGAAGCCAAGAAAGCGCAGTTGATTGCCCAGAGAGCCGCAGCGAGGTCTAGATCATCGAACAGTGGCGGTTTGCAAGATGGCGGCAACAATGGGCCTGCACGCAATGACAATGAATTCCTTCAGGAAGAAGGCGGAATCTATTAG
- a CDS encoding N-acetylmuramoyl-L-alanine amidase, protein MPLTTILAYSLLVTNPAYAGSVNRIDASDSQITVSFDDLVEGASAFSLVGPNRIAIDIQGGKAGRGGSASGMIKAVRQGQYDPNTARIVFDLDRPAVVTSGAFSADGKNLILRLQPAGDHMMGNGRKSFLPPASFRAEPPKKSYSVKVPLGRPADKVALPKIHGPNDSSRPLVVIDAGHGGHDPGAISPHGSQREKNVTLAIARAIRDRLVASGRVRVALTRDSDKYLVLQERYGIARRLDADLFISIHADAAGNEDASGATVYTLSEVASDREASKLAARENKANIINGVNLGGATREVSSILIDLTQRETMNVSADFAKILHREGSRAMTFRSNPHRFASFVVLKAPDTPSVLFETGYLTNKNDVDFLGSRAGQAKVANGVANAIETHFARKLAQR, encoded by the coding sequence ATGCCGCTCACTACGATTTTAGCCTATTCCCTGTTGGTTACGAACCCTGCCTATGCGGGATCGGTCAACCGAATTGATGCAAGCGATAGTCAAATCACAGTTTCATTTGATGATCTGGTCGAAGGGGCATCTGCCTTTTCTCTCGTGGGGCCAAATCGGATCGCTATTGATATACAAGGTGGCAAGGCAGGGCGTGGCGGAAGCGCATCGGGAATGATCAAAGCCGTTCGGCAAGGGCAATATGACCCAAATACCGCGCGTATCGTATTTGATCTTGATCGCCCGGCCGTCGTAACCAGCGGCGCGTTTTCCGCTGACGGCAAAAACCTGATATTGCGGTTGCAGCCAGCCGGCGACCATATGATGGGCAATGGACGCAAATCTTTTTTGCCGCCAGCAAGCTTTCGCGCCGAACCTCCGAAAAAATCCTACAGCGTTAAAGTGCCTTTGGGGCGACCGGCAGACAAGGTTGCGCTGCCGAAAATTCATGGCCCAAATGATAGCAGCCGTCCGCTTGTTGTGATCGATGCCGGACATGGTGGGCACGATCCCGGAGCCATTTCCCCTCACGGCAGTCAACGTGAAAAAAATGTAACGCTGGCGATTGCGCGCGCCATCCGTGACCGGCTGGTTGCCAGTGGCCGGGTACGGGTGGCATTGACCCGGGATTCTGACAAATACCTGGTTTTGCAAGAGCGCTATGGAATTGCGCGCAGACTGGATGCAGACTTGTTTATCTCCATTCACGCCGATGCTGCAGGAAACGAAGATGCCTCTGGCGCAACAGTGTACACCCTGTCCGAAGTGGCATCGGATCGTGAAGCTTCCAAATTGGCCGCGCGCGAAAATAAGGCAAATATCATCAATGGTGTCAATCTTGGCGGTGCCACACGCGAGGTGTCTTCCATTCTCATTGATCTAACCCAGCGCGAGACGATGAATGTCTCGGCAGATTTTGCAAAAATATTGCACCGCGAGGGCAGCCGGGCAATGACATTCCGCAGCAATCCGCATCGATTTGCATCATTCGTTGTTCTGAAAGCTCCAGACACGCCGTCGGTTTTGTTTGAGACCGGTTATCTAACCAACAAGAATGACGTCGATTTTCTCGGGTCGCGCGCCGGACAAGCAAAAGTCGCCAACGGTGTGGCGAACGCCATTGAAACGCATTTCGCCAGAAAACTTGCACAACGCTGA
- a CDS encoding Rne/Rng family ribonuclease, with protein MTTRMLIDARHQEETRVAVVKGNKIEEFDFESSEHKQLKGNIYLAKVTRVEPSLQAAFVDYGGNRHGFLAFSEIHPDYYQIPKEDRDRLLAEEAEHAAEEAALRAQEEEEEDAPADMVRSEATEELDTALVEVEKDESVDTIDVTEGELPSEDSSDDPDDDSDDDSDEAEDDGDTAESEGGSSKNNRSKGRRGGKGNGGGGRGGRGGRNVAKASDQARQKRMALRKRYKIQDVIQRRQVVLVQVVKEERGNKGAALTTYLSLAGRYCVLMPNTSHGGGISRKINSASDRKRLKSIIADLALPNTMGCIVRTAGLSRTKPEIKRDFDYLARLWDEVRENTLGAVAPKLIHSDSDLIKRAIRDIYNRDIEEVLVEGPDGYAAAKDFMKLLMPSHSRRVKSYSDPVSLFQRYGAEDQLSAMYSPEVQLKSGGYLVINPTEALVSIDINSGRSTREHGIEATAVKTNLEAANEIARQLRLRDMAGLVVIDFIDMDRHGNVRKVERAMRDALKNDRARIQVGRISSFGLMEMSRQRLRTGVLEASTKVCPHCEGTGLVRTASSSALSALRLIEEEAAKGKASEIILTASQEATIYVLNSKRHEIQDIEKRYGVSVEIVPDGETEGARMEVKGSGSPPQNVPKFEPIIDDDDDDDFENDEIVEAAERNEDDRPKKRRRRRGRRGGRGADRDDTVSDTSDSDNSGQHGENQSASENSDENAKPKRRSRGGRNRKPRADANVDTNVSTVEAESADSAAPAEKPKRQSRSRKKDVEVASDTPASEEGGKAQVEEKPKRRRAPRKAKAAEAAPAETGDRPAEEATAKPKRASRAKAKKVEASADESAGTEDLAAKAKTPAKSRAKAASKTATAKKSGVAEKSERAPTDGNPRQGWWQRTFG; from the coding sequence ATGACAACGCGCATGTTAATCGACGCGCGCCACCAGGAAGAAACCCGGGTGGCGGTCGTAAAAGGGAACAAAATTGAAGAGTTTGATTTTGAATCTTCCGAGCACAAACAACTAAAAGGCAATATATATCTGGCAAAAGTAACGCGGGTCGAACCCTCGCTGCAAGCTGCCTTTGTCGATTATGGGGGAAACCGGCATGGTTTCCTCGCCTTTAGCGAAATCCATCCCGACTATTATCAGATCCCGAAAGAAGATCGTGATCGTCTTCTTGCTGAAGAAGCCGAGCATGCCGCAGAAGAAGCAGCTTTGCGCGCGCAAGAGGAAGAGGAGGAAGACGCACCGGCCGATATGGTGCGCAGCGAAGCGACCGAAGAGCTTGACACGGCTCTGGTCGAGGTCGAAAAAGACGAGAGCGTCGACACAATTGATGTGACCGAAGGCGAACTGCCTTCGGAAGATTCCTCTGACGATCCTGATGATGATTCCGACGACGATAGCGATGAAGCCGAAGACGACGGTGATACCGCTGAAAGTGAAGGAGGTTCATCTAAAAATAACCGCTCCAAGGGTCGGCGCGGCGGCAAGGGCAATGGCGGTGGTGGTCGCGGCGGTCGCGGTGGCCGGAATGTTGCCAAGGCTAGCGATCAGGCGCGCCAAAAACGCATGGCGCTGCGCAAGCGTTACAAGATTCAAGATGTTATCCAGCGCCGGCAAGTTGTTCTGGTGCAGGTGGTTAAAGAAGAGCGTGGCAACAAAGGCGCTGCTCTCACAACCTATCTGAGCCTCGCCGGTCGTTATTGCGTATTGATGCCAAACACCTCGCATGGCGGTGGCATTAGCCGGAAGATAAACAGCGCCAGTGATCGCAAGCGTCTTAAATCAATTATTGCTGATTTGGCATTGCCCAACACAATGGGCTGCATTGTCCGCACGGCCGGATTGTCCCGTACAAAACCTGAAATCAAACGCGATTTTGACTATCTGGCACGACTTTGGGACGAAGTACGCGAGAATACCCTCGGTGCCGTTGCTCCCAAATTGATCCACAGCGATAGCGATCTGATAAAACGCGCTATTCGCGATATTTATAACCGCGATATAGAAGAAGTGCTGGTCGAAGGGCCGGATGGCTATGCTGCAGCCAAAGATTTTATGAAGCTTCTAATGCCCAGTCATAGTCGGCGGGTAAAAAGCTATTCCGATCCGGTTTCCCTGTTCCAGCGCTATGGTGCAGAAGACCAGCTATCGGCAATGTATTCGCCGGAAGTTCAACTGAAATCCGGCGGCTATCTGGTAATAAATCCGACTGAAGCCCTGGTATCGATCGATATTAACTCGGGTCGCTCGACACGCGAACACGGCATCGAGGCGACTGCTGTCAAAACCAATCTGGAAGCCGCCAATGAAATTGCACGCCAGCTTCGATTGCGCGATATGGCTGGCCTGGTGGTTATCGATTTTATCGACATGGACCGACATGGTAATGTTCGCAAAGTAGAGCGGGCAATGCGAGATGCGTTGAAAAATGACCGGGCACGGATACAGGTGGGCCGGATTTCAAGCTTTGGCCTGATGGAAATGAGCCGTCAGCGTCTGCGCACCGGCGTTTTGGAAGCTTCGACCAAAGTCTGCCCGCATTGCGAGGGCACTGGTCTGGTTCGTACAGCATCGTCGTCTGCCTTGTCAGCGCTGCGCCTGATCGAAGAAGAAGCCGCTAAAGGCAAAGCCAGCGAGATAATTCTCACGGCCAGCCAGGAAGCTACGATTTACGTGCTCAACAGCAAGCGCCACGAGATTCAGGATATTGAAAAGCGTTACGGCGTAAGCGTTGAAATTGTTCCGGATGGGGAGACAGAAGGCGCGCGGATGGAGGTTAAAGGTTCCGGTAGTCCGCCGCAGAATGTTCCGAAGTTTGAGCCCATTATCGACGACGATGACGATGATGATTTTGAAAATGATGAAATCGTTGAAGCAGCGGAGCGGAATGAAGATGATCGCCCCAAAAAACGGCGGCGGCGGCGTGGACGGCGCGGTGGCCGAGGCGCAGATCGGGATGATACCGTCTCTGACACCAGTGATTCAGATAATTCTGGACAACATGGTGAAAATCAATCGGCGAGTGAGAATTCCGATGAAAACGCGAAACCCAAGCGTCGTTCACGTGGCGGGCGTAATCGTAAGCCGAGAGCTGATGCAAATGTAGATACAAATGTTTCGACGGTTGAGGCGGAGTCGGCAGATAGCGCTGCACCAGCTGAGAAACCGAAACGCCAAAGCCGGTCCCGGAAAAAGGATGTCGAAGTTGCGTCTGATACTCCGGCTAGTGAAGAGGGCGGGAAGGCACAGGTGGAAGAAAAACCAAAACGCCGCCGCGCTCCTCGCAAGGCAAAAGCGGCTGAGGCAGCACCTGCGGAAACCGGTGACAGGCCGGCGGAAGAAGCGACAGCAAAACCCAAGCGGGCTTCTCGGGCCAAAGCCAAGAAGGTAGAAGCGTCGGCCGATGAGAGCGCTGGCACCGAAGATCTGGCAGCGAAGGCCAAAACGCCAGCAAAGAGCAGAGCAAAAGCGGCATCAAAAACCGCAACAGCAAAAAAAAGCGGCGTGGCTGAGAAAAGTGAACGGGCTCCAACTGATGGCAATCCGCGCCAAGGCTGGTGGCAGCGGACTTTTGGCTAA
- a CDS encoding M48 family metalloprotease, producing the protein MNASKVSPKVRTKMTALLRLIVAFFTITALTVQPVAAQSILRDAETEALFKDMVAPLVAVSELDAEDVEVVLIGDNQINAFVAGGQRIYFYSGTLAAADSANEIQGIMAHELGHITGGHIIRFDEGIKTATGITILSLILGAAAIAAGAGDAGAGILAAGQQAATGKFLAFSRVQERSADSAGARYLAAAGITGKGSINFFKKLQNYEFRLGIPQEDSYGRTHPLSGERVTLLRDVYQADPAWDKAPDAEIEARFQRVKAKLLGFTGEPKTTLRKYPESDQSVPGRYARAYAWHKSAYPDRALYEVNNLLKDAPNDPYFLELQGQILLESGKPDEALASLRKAVRLTNNQPLIASLFGHALIATEDKTHFEEATQVLKSAVAKDNQNPFAWYQLGVVYSQQGDTARAQLATAESSLLQRNYGSAIRSSQIAMAGIAENTPDWIRAQDISLIAKSEFERDNKRRR; encoded by the coding sequence ATGAACGCCTCCAAAGTCTCCCCAAAAGTGAGAACAAAGATGACAGCGCTACTGCGCTTAATCGTGGCATTTTTTACGATAACTGCGCTGACAGTTCAACCTGTCGCAGCGCAGTCCATATTGCGGGATGCCGAGACTGAAGCGCTGTTCAAGGACATGGTGGCACCGCTGGTTGCCGTTTCCGAGCTGGATGCCGAAGACGTTGAAGTCGTGCTGATCGGTGACAATCAGATAAATGCCTTCGTAGCAGGTGGACAAAGAATATATTTCTATTCCGGCACCCTTGCTGCTGCGGATAGCGCTAATGAAATTCAGGGCATCATGGCCCACGAACTTGGGCATATTACTGGTGGCCATATTATCCGGTTTGATGAGGGCATAAAAACCGCAACGGGTATCACCATCCTTAGCTTGATCCTCGGTGCTGCGGCCATTGCCGCTGGAGCTGGCGATGCTGGTGCGGGCATTTTAGCCGCGGGACAGCAAGCTGCGACTGGCAAGTTTCTGGCATTTAGCCGCGTGCAGGAGCGCAGCGCTGATTCTGCCGGCGCGCGTTACCTTGCCGCGGCGGGCATTACTGGCAAGGGGTCCATAAACTTTTTCAAGAAACTGCAAAATTACGAGTTTCGTTTGGGCATCCCGCAAGAAGATAGTTACGGCAGGACCCATCCGTTATCCGGCGAACGCGTTACCTTGCTGCGCGATGTCTATCAGGCCGATCCAGCATGGGACAAAGCGCCCGATGCCGAAATAGAAGCCCGTTTCCAGCGTGTAAAAGCCAAGCTTTTGGGATTTACGGGCGAACCGAAGACAACATTGCGTAAATATCCAGAAAGCGACCAAAGTGTGCCCGGTCGTTACGCCCGGGCATATGCTTGGCACAAAAGCGCCTATCCGGATCGGGCGCTTTATGAAGTGAACAACCTGCTGAAAGATGCGCCAAATGACCCCTATTTCCTCGAACTACAGGGGCAGATATTGCTCGAGTCCGGAAAACCAGATGAAGCTTTGGCTTCCTTGCGCAAGGCCGTGCGGCTCACCAACAACCAACCGCTCATCGCAAGCCTTTTTGGCCATGCTTTGATCGCCACTGAAGACAAAACGCATTTTGAAGAGGCCACGCAAGTTTTGAAATCAGCGGTCGCCAAAGACAACCAGAACCCGTTTGCCTGGTATCAATTGGGCGTCGTCTATTCCCAGCAAGGTGATACGGCGCGAGCACAGCTTGCCACAGCAGAAAGCTCCTTATTGCAGCGTAACTATGGCAGCGCCATTCGCAGTTCGCAAATTGCGATGGCCGGTATAGCAGAAAATACACCGGACTGGATCCGAGCGCAGGATATTTCACTCATCGCGAAAAGTGAGTTCGAACGCGACAACAAACGTCGCCGTTAA
- a CDS encoding DsbA family protein — protein sequence MDKDKNGKWMIMAGGGLAVAAALGVWFWQSGSPSATAEASQAALAAGIDAKEQAAIEAIVRDYILKNPEIIPEAVEILQTRQKAEAINEIRAGIEAPFNGTAFAGNPNGDVIVVEYSDFACPYCKQTTADIDRVLKEDKNVKVVFRELPILSEASNDAALMALAAAKQGKYYAFHKTMFATGRPTPSTIENAAREAGLDLVEARRFTKTPEAQKEVQNNIEIARKLQFTGTPAWVVGNDSQVGAVGYDGLKEMIAKARGSK from the coding sequence GTGGACAAAGATAAAAACGGAAAGTGGATGATTATGGCAGGTGGCGGTTTAGCCGTAGCGGCAGCTCTTGGCGTCTGGTTTTGGCAATCCGGTAGTCCGTCTGCCACCGCAGAAGCGAGCCAGGCGGCGCTGGCTGCTGGCATTGATGCGAAGGAACAGGCTGCCATTGAAGCGATTGTTCGTGATTATATTCTCAAAAACCCGGAAATTATTCCCGAAGCGGTGGAAATATTGCAAACTCGCCAAAAAGCCGAAGCAATCAACGAAATCCGGGCAGGCATAGAGGCACCGTTTAATGGAACTGCTTTTGCGGGGAACCCCAACGGCGATGTGATAGTGGTAGAATATTCCGACTTCGCTTGCCCCTATTGCAAACAGACAACCGCCGATATTGACCGGGTTCTCAAGGAGGACAAGAACGTAAAAGTCGTGTTCCGTGAGCTTCCGATTTTGAGCGAAGCGAGCAATGATGCAGCCCTGATGGCTCTAGCGGCCGCCAAGCAGGGCAAATATTATGCTTTCCACAAAACGATGTTTGCCACTGGGCGCCCTACCCCGTCGACAATAGAAAATGCAGCGCGCGAAGCTGGACTGGATTTGGTTGAGGCGCGGCGTTTTACAAAGACGCCCGAAGCGCAAAAGGAAGTCCAGAATAACATCGAAATCGCCCGCAAGCTCCAGTTTACGGGCACGCCGGCATGGGTAGTTGGCAATGACAGCCAAGTCGGCGCGGTTGGCTATGATGGATTGAAAGAAATGATCGCGAAGGCGCGTGGATCAAAATAA